A region of the Culex quinquefasciatus strain JHB chromosome 1, VPISU_Cqui_1.0_pri_paternal, whole genome shotgun sequence genome:
taagaaaatatcaaatttattcattcaaattcaataataccattaacaatcacaaacctgctaaagtttcggttgaacaagctaaatcagagtagacacgtgatatttgtcacaaaaaatatgtaattatcaaataattcttgaaaaaagaaatgttcagcggtttgcaaccttctacaaagttgtttcttgtcttactcatcaaaatgtgcaaacattttgatgagtaaatgactcatgaaacacatcatttgataagttttttgaactgttagtataaaatttcaataaataattaaggaatttaaaaccaaacaacttaaaatagagatatctcagaaatttcccgatgaaaaatttcgcttttagaagcattggaaagctgagaaaatttcctataagacagatttgaaagtggcgatgactattttttcctgataaggttgttctagaaaacacgccgtgtagtTATGACCTCTGGTTTGTACCGTTGGTCCAAAAAGACCGTCAACGAATGGCCATCAATAGTGATCCCGACGGCGGTGCTTGCCCTGAGTCGCGTATACTTTGCGGAAGGAGCACTCTTCAGGGTTTCGGAAGTTGAAGATTATAGTCGGGGTCAGGACAACCCCTCGAAACTCATAACCGTAAGCGAATTGTCTCTTTTGTGGGTGATTTATGCAGTGGGAATGGCAATAGCGTCGTGTGTAGTTATCATAGAAACTGGTTTTCCACGGTGGATTTCAAGAAAATGAACGATTTTTGCTGTCCAATGCTCTCACTGTTATTTGTTTTCGCCTTTATTATTATCAAAACACTCAGTAGTTACCGTACCTTCCTGACAGAGCACCACATTCGTGACGACAACCGATATTGTTagttgcaaaaacaaaatcaatttatCAACACTCGCCATTATGACTTCATTAATATAATCAATTACTGCTCAGAAACGCGATTGAATGAAATCGATCCAGTTCGCAGGACAGCACAAGTTCAACTAAGGTTCCAGAGAGGCAACAGTATCAACGAGAATCCTCACCAAGATGATAACGCTTGCAAAGTGTGTGAATACCCCAAGTAACAACTACGTTTGTTGGAATTTCCCAGCGTTCTGCAATACAAACAGCAATGCATACATAAAATTATTCAGTGTAGTCTTTATTCCTTCAAACACATATTACACGCACTAAaatttttcctaattcctaaCGGTCGCCCTAATCCAGTCCATGTACGCGAGCACCCTCGAGTAAACTCCGGGCCAATCCTCGAGTCCACAGCGATTCCCGAACGACACCACACCCTCCAGCGTCCAAACCTTCTGCAGCTTCATCAACGGACCGCCCGAATCTCCGTGGCACGAGTCCTTGGCAAAGTCCCCACCGGCGCACAGCTGCTTCGACGTAATGTCCGCCTTCTTCGTGGCAAACTTGGCCCGACACCGGTCCTGGTCGTACACCTTGATGCCCAGCTTCTGTTTGATTGGGCTACGGCTGCCCTTCAGCGTGCGCCCGAATCCGGTTACAAAGTTCACGTCACCGGCCACCGAACTCCTAAAGTCCGGCAGCGGCAAACAGACTGGCTGGATGAAGTCCGTGTACAGGACGTCCCGGGCCATCCGCAGCAGCGCAATGTCGTTCACCTTGCTCAGTTCGTCGTACTCTGGGTGGGGGATCTTCTCCTCAAGTGCCACGTCCACCGGTGGATCCGCACAAATCTTCTCGCCGTCCTGTTCAATGCAGTCGATCTCGGTCGTGGTGTCGTACTCGCCCAACCGGACGCTGATTCTACAAGTGAAAAGAAACTGCTTATCAAGAAGTGCTACCAAATTACATCGATTCAACTTACAGCGTTCCCTCCTTCTTCTCGACCTCCCCGACCACGCAGTGGGCCGCCGTGACCACGTACCGGTTGTTGACCAGCGAACCTCCACAGCTGAACTTGCGCTCGCCCCGGAAGTTCTCGTACTCAAGCATGGCCAACCATGGAAACTCGTCAATGTCGGCGTCCTCGCCGCCGTAGATCCTCATCCCGATGCTGATTCCGCACTCGTTCCGTCTCGGGTCGGGAAGCACTCCGCCCGCTACCTCACCACGCGGCGTCGGATCAACGGCGGTGGCGTCCGTCGTCGAGATGACCGGTGGTGGGTACGCTGTCGTAGGCTGGCCAACGGTCCCGGACGGGCGGACGGCCTTGTCCGGGCAGCACACAAACGGTTGCCGGCCGGACGTGGCCCCGGTGCACACCGAAAGCCGCAGGAAGTCACGCTCCTCCCAGGTCAGCAACCGGTCGCCGAAGAAGGCCAGCATACTCGGGCAGTCGTGGATCGACACGCAAAGGCCGTTCTTGCGCGTTGGGGTCATGCATTCTGGAGGCGGAAGGTGACAACA
Encoded here:
- the LOC6035433 gene encoding serine protease 7 isoform X1 codes for the protein MALFEVLMWIQLGLLAGAALGHQNHPSGAEELIGTRFRFPSDNDGHGPNSDAYIDRISSFDRWSNYWAKTPKPDRGWNEAPGECMTPTRKNGLCVSIHDCPSMLAFFGDRLLTWEERDFLRLSVCTGATSGRQPFVCCPDKAVRPSGTVGQPTTAYPPPVISTTDATAVDPTPRGEVAGGVLPDPRRNECGISIGMRIYGGEDADIDEFPWLAMLEYENFRGERKFSCGGSLVNNRYVVTAAHCVVGEVEKKEGTLISVRLGEYDTTTEIDCIEQDGEKICADPPVDVALEEKIPHPEYDELSKVNDIALLRMARDVLYTDFIQPVCLPLPDFRSSVAGDVNFVTGFGRTLKGSRSPIKQKLGIKVYDQDRCRAKFATKKADITSKQLCAGGDFAKDSCHGDSGGPLMKLQKVWTLEGVVSFGNRCGLEDWPGVYSRVLAYMDWIRATVRN
- the LOC6035433 gene encoding serine protease 7 isoform X2; this translates as MILRVARVGVLLGLLALIPGSLQQKCMTPTRKNGLCVSIHDCPSMLAFFGDRLLTWEERDFLRLSVCTGATSGRQPFVCCPDKAVRPSGTVGQPTTAYPPPVISTTDATAVDPTPRGEVAGGVLPDPRRNECGISIGMRIYGGEDADIDEFPWLAMLEYENFRGERKFSCGGSLVNNRYVVTAAHCVVGEVEKKEGTLISVRLGEYDTTTEIDCIEQDGEKICADPPVDVALEEKIPHPEYDELSKVNDIALLRMARDVLYTDFIQPVCLPLPDFRSSVAGDVNFVTGFGRTLKGSRSPIKQKLGIKVYDQDRCRAKFATKKADITSKQLCAGGDFAKDSCHGDSGGPLMKLQKVWTLEGVVSFGNRCGLEDWPGVYSRVLAYMDWIRATVRN